A window from Microbacterium ginsengiterrae encodes these proteins:
- a CDS encoding CPBP family glutamic-type intramembrane protease, which yields MRHSASTVTPPSSRSRIRWEIAIVLALGLGESAVYSIVQLAYRLTDTTPLADQTTTLNPSRSDREIFDLIYQLLGIGFAVVPVVLVCFLLWQNTRPHLGSLGLDGTRVGADIGRGILLVLVIGIPGLALYAAGRAWGLFVAVDPGGLDAHWWTVPVLLLSAARASVMEEFVVLGYLFHRLRQLGWGIWPIIIATSVLRASYHLYQGPGAFIGNLGMGLLFGWLFARTGRLLPFLVAHFLIDATAFVGYPWAAATFPWLFGFPG from the coding sequence GTGCGCCACTCAGCATCCACCGTCACCCCGCCGTCGTCCCGGTCGCGGATCCGGTGGGAGATCGCGATCGTGCTCGCACTCGGACTCGGCGAATCGGCCGTCTACTCCATCGTCCAGCTCGCCTACCGCCTCACCGACACCACGCCCCTGGCGGACCAGACCACCACGCTGAACCCCTCCCGCAGCGACCGCGAGATCTTCGACCTCATCTACCAGCTGCTGGGGATCGGGTTCGCTGTCGTGCCGGTCGTGCTCGTCTGCTTCCTGCTCTGGCAGAACACCCGCCCGCACCTGGGGTCGCTGGGTCTTGACGGCACCCGCGTCGGCGCGGACATCGGCCGCGGCATCCTGCTCGTGCTCGTCATCGGCATCCCCGGTCTCGCCCTCTACGCGGCCGGGCGCGCGTGGGGGCTCTTCGTCGCCGTCGACCCCGGCGGACTCGATGCGCACTGGTGGACCGTGCCCGTGCTGCTCCTCTCGGCCGCCAGGGCGTCGGTCATGGAGGAGTTCGTCGTCCTCGGCTACCTGTTCCACCGGCTGAGGCAACTGGGCTGGGGCATCTGGCCGATCATCATCGCGACATCGGTGCTGCGGGCGAGCTATCACCTGTACCAGGGCCCCGGTGCGTTCATCGGCAATCTCGGAATGGGGCTGCTGTTCGGCTGGCTGTTCGCCAGGACGGGGCGTCTGCTGCCCTTCCTCGTGGCGCACTTCCTCATCGAC
- a CDS encoding AzlD domain-containing protein, with product MSVWSAVLLAACICVALKAFGYLIPSHLLEAPRPARISDLLTVALLAALVAVQTLGDGQAVVVDARIPAVLVAAGLLRLRQSFLVVVVAAAAVAALLRYLGWAA from the coding sequence ATGAGCGTCTGGAGCGCCGTGCTGCTGGCGGCGTGCATCTGTGTGGCGCTGAAGGCGTTCGGATATCTCATCCCCTCCCACCTGCTCGAGGCGCCGCGTCCCGCGCGCATCTCGGATCTCCTGACCGTGGCGCTCCTCGCCGCTCTCGTGGCGGTGCAGACGCTCGGGGACGGACAGGCAGTCGTCGTGGACGCCCGGATCCCCGCGGTGCTCGTGGCGGCGGGGCTTCTCCGCCTGCGGCAGTCCTTCCTCGTCGTGGTGGTCGCGGCGGCAGCGGTCGCCGCGCTCCTGAGGTACCTGGGGTGGGCGGCCTGA
- the fdxA gene encoding ferredoxin, whose protein sequence is MTYVIALPCVDVKDRACIDECPVDCIYEGERSLYIHPDECVDCGACEPVCPVEAIYYEDDLPDEWQDYYKANVEFFDEIGSPGGAAKVGVIKHDHPIIAALPPQGE, encoded by the coding sequence GTGACGTATGTGATCGCCCTTCCGTGCGTCGATGTCAAGGATCGAGCCTGCATCGACGAGTGCCCCGTTGACTGCATCTATGAGGGCGAGCGATCGCTGTACATCCACCCCGACGAATGCGTCGACTGCGGCGCCTGCGAGCCGGTGTGCCCCGTCGAGGCGATCTACTACGAGGACGACCTGCCCGACGAGTGGCAGGACTACTACAAGGCGAACGTCGAGTTCTTCGACGAGATCGGTTCGCCCGGCGGTGCGGCGAAGGTCGGCGTCATCAAGCACGACCACCCCATCATCGCCGCCCTCCCGCCTCAGGGAGAGTAG
- a CDS encoding histidinol dehydrogenase produces the protein MPSWLTRTLSWIAAALVGVVYGAAGTIAHSLMWGPVPVGLLVGAIACAALLVAVRSLTHDRGATVATAIGMIGILLIISGPGAGGSVIVPNTPIGQVWIYLISAIALLVIAWPNLRRTPRGTPAATASVAQSEPDRGDAT, from the coding sequence GTGCCCTCCTGGTTGACTCGTACCCTGTCCTGGATCGCCGCCGCTCTGGTCGGCGTCGTCTACGGTGCTGCGGGGACGATCGCGCACAGCCTCATGTGGGGCCCGGTGCCCGTCGGCCTGCTCGTCGGTGCCATCGCATGCGCAGCCCTGCTCGTCGCCGTGCGGTCTCTGACGCACGACCGGGGGGCCACGGTGGCGACCGCGATCGGGATGATCGGGATTCTGCTGATCATCTCCGGGCCCGGGGCGGGAGGGTCGGTGATCGTGCCGAACACGCCGATCGGTCAGGTGTGGATCTACCTGATCTCGGCGATCGCTCTGCTCGTGATCGCCTGGCCGAATCTGCGTCGCACGCCGCGCGGCACCCCCGCCGCGACGGCCTCGGTCGCTCAGAGCGAACCGGACAGGGGCGACGCGACGTAG
- the typA gene encoding translational GTPase TypA produces MAHALRSDLRNVAIVAHVDHGKTTLVDAMLRQTGSFGEHAHVDERAMDSNDLEREKGITILAKNTAITYKGEHAGGREITINVIDTPGHADFGGEVERGLSMVDGVVLLVDASEGPLPQTRFVLRKALEAKLPVILLVNKTDRPDARIVEVEEEAQDLLLGLAGDLVDDVPDLDVDALLDVPVVYASGRAGAASRNRPDNGSLPDNDDLEPLFEAILEHVPAPSYDDEAPLQAWVTNLDSSPFLGRLALLRVFNGTLKKGQTVAWVRSDGTTSNARITELLKTRALERYPAESAGPGDIVAIAGFENITIGETIADPEDVRPLPAITVDDPAISMTIGTNTSPLMGKVKGHKLTARMVKDRLDKELIGNVSLKVVDIGRPDAWEVQGRGELALAILVENMRREGFELTVGKPQVVTKKIDGKVYEPFEHLTIDTPEEHLGAITQLLANRKGRMDNMTNHGTGWVRMEFIVPSRGLIGFRSEFLTTTRGTGIANAISHGYEPWAGQIVTRQNGSIVADRQGVVTPFAMIALQERMSFFVQPTQEVYEGMVIGENSRADDMDVNITKEKKLTNMRAASSDSFESMTPPRQLTLEESLEFARDDECVEVTPEAVRIRKVILDQTIRGREASRMKRQDANA; encoded by the coding sequence ATGGCGCACGCCCTCCGCTCTGACCTCCGCAATGTCGCTATCGTCGCGCACGTCGACCACGGCAAGACCACTCTCGTCGACGCCATGCTCCGTCAGACGGGCTCCTTCGGCGAACACGCCCACGTCGATGAACGTGCGATGGACTCGAACGACCTCGAGCGCGAGAAGGGCATCACGATCCTCGCGAAGAACACCGCGATCACCTACAAGGGTGAGCACGCCGGTGGACGCGAGATCACGATCAACGTGATCGACACCCCCGGCCACGCCGACTTCGGTGGCGAGGTCGAGCGCGGCCTGTCCATGGTCGACGGCGTCGTCCTGCTCGTCGACGCCTCCGAGGGTCCGCTGCCGCAGACGCGCTTCGTGCTGCGCAAGGCGCTCGAGGCGAAGCTCCCCGTCATCCTCCTGGTCAACAAGACCGACCGTCCCGACGCCCGCATCGTCGAGGTCGAGGAGGAAGCCCAGGACCTGCTCCTCGGTCTCGCAGGCGACCTCGTCGACGACGTCCCCGATCTCGACGTCGACGCACTGCTCGACGTCCCGGTCGTCTACGCCTCCGGTCGCGCGGGTGCTGCCAGCCGCAACCGCCCCGACAACGGGAGCCTCCCCGACAACGACGACCTCGAGCCGCTCTTCGAGGCGATCCTCGAGCACGTTCCCGCCCCCTCCTACGACGACGAGGCGCCGCTGCAGGCCTGGGTCACGAACCTCGACTCCAGCCCGTTCCTCGGCCGTCTCGCGCTGCTGCGCGTCTTCAACGGCACGCTCAAGAAAGGCCAGACGGTCGCCTGGGTGCGCTCGGACGGCACCACGAGCAACGCCCGCATCACGGAGCTGCTGAAGACCCGTGCACTCGAGCGCTACCCGGCCGAGTCCGCCGGTCCCGGCGACATCGTCGCCATCGCCGGCTTCGAGAACATCACCATCGGCGAGACGATTGCCGACCCCGAGGATGTGCGTCCGCTGCCGGCGATCACCGTCGACGACCCGGCCATCTCGATGACGATCGGCACCAACACCTCGCCGCTGATGGGCAAGGTCAAGGGCCACAAGCTCACCGCTCGGATGGTCAAGGACCGTCTCGACAAGGAGCTCATCGGCAACGTCTCGCTCAAGGTCGTCGACATCGGACGCCCCGACGCGTGGGAGGTCCAGGGTCGCGGTGAGCTCGCGCTCGCCATCCTCGTCGAGAACATGCGCCGCGAGGGCTTCGAGCTCACCGTCGGCAAGCCGCAGGTGGTCACGAAGAAGATCGACGGCAAGGTCTACGAGCCGTTCGAGCACCTCACGATCGACACGCCGGAGGAGCACCTCGGCGCGATCACGCAGCTGCTGGCGAACCGCAAGGGTCGCATGGACAACATGACCAACCACGGCACCGGCTGGGTGCGCATGGAGTTCATCGTCCCCTCGCGCGGACTCATCGGGTTCCGCAGCGAGTTCCTCACCACGACCCGCGGCACCGGCATCGCGAACGCGATCTCGCACGGCTACGAGCCCTGGGCCGGCCAGATCGTCACGCGCCAGAACGGCTCGATCGTCGCCGACCGTCAGGGTGTCGTCACCCCGTTCGCCATGATCGCCCTCCAGGAGCGCATGTCGTTCTTCGTGCAGCCGACGCAGGAGGTCTACGAGGGCATGGTCATCGGCGAGAACTCGCGCGCCGACGACATGGACGTGAACATCACCAAGGAGAAGAAGCTCACGAACATGCGTGCCGCGAGCTCCGACTCCTTCGAGTCGATGACGCCGCCGCGCCAGCTGACGCTGGAGGAGAGCCTCGAGTTCGCCCGTGACGACGAATGCGTCGAGGTCACGCCCGAGGCCGTTCGCATCCGCAAGGTGATCCTCGACCAGACGATCCGCGGTCGTGAGGCCTCGCGGATGAAGCGCCAGGACGCCAACGCGTAA
- a CDS encoding AzlC family ABC transporter permease: protein MGSTQRAEVAPDDAHARREVWREGLGVAIATGAYGISFGALSVASGLDVWQTSVLSLLMFTGGSQFAFVGVFGAGGVGALPAAVASAALLGVRNLAYGMRMSPIIGRGVLRRAVAAQVTIDESTAVAISQPTTPLRRLGFWVTGLGVFVGWNIATLLGALLGDVLGDPRAWGLDAAAAAAFLALLWPRLKERQAIAVGVAAAVIAACLTPFIMPGLPVLIAATVAVVVGWFNWFARRNGGARHGESGTGQGART, encoded by the coding sequence ATGGGTTCAACACAACGGGCGGAGGTCGCCCCCGACGACGCGCATGCGCGCCGCGAGGTGTGGCGCGAGGGCCTCGGCGTCGCGATCGCCACCGGCGCCTACGGGATCTCCTTCGGCGCACTGTCGGTGGCCTCAGGACTCGACGTCTGGCAGACCTCCGTGCTGAGCCTTCTCATGTTCACCGGCGGCTCGCAGTTCGCCTTCGTCGGCGTCTTCGGCGCCGGGGGAGTCGGCGCCCTCCCCGCGGCCGTCGCCTCTGCGGCCCTCCTCGGTGTGCGCAATCTCGCCTACGGCATGCGGATGTCGCCGATCATCGGCCGGGGGGTACTCCGTCGTGCGGTCGCAGCGCAGGTCACGATCGATGAATCGACCGCGGTGGCGATCTCGCAGCCGACGACACCGCTGCGCCGGCTCGGGTTCTGGGTGACCGGTCTCGGCGTCTTCGTCGGGTGGAACATCGCCACCCTCCTCGGGGCGCTGCTGGGCGATGTGCTCGGCGATCCGCGCGCGTGGGGGCTGGACGCCGCCGCGGCCGCCGCCTTCCTCGCCCTGCTGTGGCCGCGCCTCAAGGAACGGCAGGCGATCGCCGTCGGCGTGGCCGCCGCTGTGATCGCCGCATGCCTGACCCCGTTCATCATGCCGGGGCTGCCGGTGCTGATCGCCGCGACCGTCGCGGTGGTCGTCGGCTGGTTCAACTGGTTCGCGCGGAGGAACGGCGGCGCGCGCCACGGCGAGTCCGGCACCGGTCAGGGGGCGCGAACATGA
- a CDS encoding citrate synthase yields the protein MSAAGDQQAKATLTIGETTADFPILRSTAGADSIDFSTLTKQTGYTGLDYGFVNTASTKSEITFIDGDQGILRYRGYPIEQIAKNCTYLEVAWLLIYGELPTPAELADFDERVRRHTLLHEDLKHFFSALPHTAHPMSVLSSAVAALSTYYEGQTDPNNPEHVELNMVRMLAKLPVIAAYAHKKSVGQAFLYPDNSLSFVDNFLKLNFGVNSEQYEINPVMSKALELLLILHEDHEQNASTSTVRLVGSTGANQFASISAGIQALSGPLHGGANEAVLSMLAEIRDSGQGVQRFVERVKNKEEGVKLMGFGHRVYKNYDPRAKLVKEAADEVLRELGVTDPLLDLAKELEEIALADDYFKERRLYPNVDFYTGVIYKAMGFPTRMFTVLFAIGRLPGWLAQWRELNLDKQTKIGRPQQLYTGAAERSFPTR from the coding sequence GTGAGTGCAGCGGGAGACCAGCAGGCCAAGGCCACTCTCACGATCGGCGAGACCACGGCCGACTTCCCGATTCTGCGCAGCACTGCCGGCGCGGACAGCATCGACTTCTCGACACTGACCAAGCAGACGGGCTACACCGGCCTGGACTACGGCTTCGTCAACACGGCGTCGACGAAGTCGGAGATCACCTTCATCGACGGTGATCAGGGAATCCTCCGCTATCGCGGGTACCCGATCGAGCAGATCGCGAAGAACTGCACCTACCTCGAAGTGGCGTGGCTGCTCATCTACGGTGAGCTCCCCACCCCGGCTGAGCTCGCGGACTTCGACGAGCGCGTGCGCCGTCACACGCTCCTCCACGAGGACCTCAAGCACTTCTTCTCGGCCCTGCCGCACACCGCGCACCCGATGTCGGTGCTGTCCTCGGCCGTCGCCGCCCTCTCGACCTACTACGAGGGCCAGACGGACCCGAACAACCCGGAGCACGTCGAACTGAACATGGTTCGCATGCTCGCCAAGCTCCCGGTCATCGCCGCGTACGCGCACAAGAAGAGCGTCGGACAGGCCTTCCTCTACCCGGACAACTCGCTGAGCTTCGTCGACAACTTCCTCAAGCTGAACTTCGGGGTCAACTCCGAGCAGTACGAGATCAACCCGGTCATGTCCAAGGCGCTGGAGCTCCTGCTCATCCTCCACGAGGACCACGAGCAGAACGCATCGACCTCCACCGTGCGGCTGGTGGGGTCGACCGGTGCCAATCAGTTCGCGTCGATCTCCGCCGGCATCCAGGCGCTCTCCGGGCCGCTGCACGGCGGTGCCAACGAGGCGGTGCTCAGCATGCTCGCCGAGATTCGCGACTCCGGTCAGGGCGTTCAGCGCTTCGTCGAGCGCGTCAAGAACAAGGAAGAGGGCGTCAAGCTCATGGGCTTCGGCCACCGGGTCTACAAGAACTACGACCCCCGTGCCAAGCTCGTCAAGGAGGCGGCCGACGAGGTGCTGCGCGAGCTCGGCGTCACGGATCCGCTCCTCGACCTCGCCAAGGAGCTCGAGGAGATCGCTCTCGCGGACGACTACTTCAAGGAGCGTCGCCTGTACCCGAACGTCGACTTCTACACCGGCGTCATCTACAAGGCGATGGGCTTCCCCACGCGTATGTTCACGGTGCTGTTCGCGATCGGCCGGCTTCCCGGCTGGCTCGCCCAGTGGCGCGAGCTCAACCTCGACAAGCAGACCAAGATCGGTCGCCCGCAGCAGCTGTACACGGGCGCTGCCGAGCGCTCGTTCCCGACGCGCTGA
- the dapC gene encoding succinyldiaminopimelate transaminase: MGVRDLADYPWDAVVPFRERAAAHPQGLVDLSIGSPVDPTPEVIRTALSAATDAHAYPQNIGTPALREAIVGWYARRRGVPGLSVDEVMPTVGSKELVALLPTLLGLGEGDIVVHPRVAYPTYEVGARIAGATPVAADDPASWPDGAKLIWINSPGNPDGRTWSAEELTLAVRRARELGAVLASDECYAELGWDGPWAEETIPSVLDPRVTDGSRRNLLSVYSLSKQSNLAGYRAAFVAGDAEVIADLLRARKHLGLMMPSPVQQAMVVALGDDEHVAAQKELYRVRRDLLLPALQTAGFRIDGSEAGLYLWATEDRDAWESMARLADLGILAGPGPFYGTDSARHVRLSLTAPTERIEEGARRLVRVAL; encoded by the coding sequence GTGGGGGTCAGGGATCTCGCCGACTACCCGTGGGATGCCGTCGTCCCGTTCCGCGAGCGCGCGGCAGCGCACCCGCAGGGACTGGTGGATCTCTCGATCGGATCGCCGGTCGATCCCACCCCCGAGGTGATCCGCACAGCGCTCTCCGCGGCCACCGACGCGCACGCGTATCCGCAGAACATCGGGACGCCCGCGCTGCGTGAGGCGATCGTGGGTTGGTACGCGCGTCGACGCGGAGTGCCTGGACTGTCGGTCGACGAAGTGATGCCGACGGTCGGCTCCAAGGAGCTCGTCGCACTGCTTCCGACGCTGCTCGGCCTCGGTGAGGGCGACATCGTCGTCCATCCCCGTGTCGCCTACCCGACGTACGAGGTCGGCGCGCGCATCGCCGGTGCCACCCCCGTCGCGGCGGACGACCCGGCTTCCTGGCCCGATGGGGCGAAGCTCATCTGGATCAACAGTCCTGGGAACCCCGACGGCCGCACGTGGAGCGCGGAGGAGCTCACGCTCGCCGTGCGTCGCGCGCGAGAGCTCGGAGCGGTGCTCGCGAGCGACGAGTGCTACGCCGAACTCGGCTGGGACGGGCCGTGGGCGGAGGAGACCATCCCCTCGGTCCTCGATCCGCGGGTGACCGACGGGTCGCGGCGCAACCTGCTCAGCGTCTATTCGCTCAGCAAGCAGTCCAACCTCGCCGGCTATCGGGCCGCCTTCGTCGCGGGGGACGCCGAGGTGATCGCCGACCTGCTGCGGGCGCGCAAGCACCTCGGCCTCATGATGCCGTCGCCCGTCCAGCAGGCGATGGTCGTCGCGCTGGGCGACGATGAGCACGTCGCCGCGCAGAAGGAGCTGTACCGGGTCAGGCGGGATCTCCTGCTGCCCGCCCTGCAGACGGCGGGCTTCCGCATCGACGGCTCTGAGGCTGGCCTGTACCTCTGGGCGACCGAGGACCGTGACGCGTGGGAGTCGATGGCGCGGCTCGCCGACCTCGGCATCCTCGCCGGGCCCGGCCCTTTCTACGGGACGGACTCCGCTCGTCACGTCCGTCTCTCCCTCACGGCGCCGACGGAGCGGATCGAAGAGGGTGCCCGGCGGCTGGTGCGCGTGGCTCTGTAG